The following proteins are encoded in a genomic region of Bos javanicus breed banteng chromosome 20, ARS-OSU_banteng_1.0, whole genome shotgun sequence:
- the CARTPT gene encoding cocaine- and amphetamine-regulated transcript protein, whose amino-acid sequence MESPRLRLLPLLGAALLLLLPLLGALAQEDAELQPRALDIYSAVEDASHEKELIEALQEVLKKLKSKRIPIYEKKYGQVPMCDAGEQCAVRKGARIGKLCDCPRGTSCNSFLLKCL is encoded by the exons ATGGAGAGCCCCCGTCTGCGCCTGCTGCCCCTCCTGGGTGccgccctgctgctgctgctaccttTGCTGGGCGCCTTAGCCCAGGAGGACGCCGAGCTCCAGCCGCGAGCCCTGGACATCTACTCCGCCGTGGAGGATGCCTCCCATGAGAAGGAGCTG ATTGAAGCGCTGCAGGAAGTTCTGAAGAAGCTCAAGAGTAAACGTATTCCAATTTATGAGAAGAAGTATGGCCAAGTCCCCATG TGTGACGCGGGAGAGCAGTGCGCCGTGCGGAAAGGAGCTAGGATTGGGAAGCTGTGTGACTGTCCCCGAGGAACCTCCTGCAATTCCTTCCTCCTGAAGTGCTTATGA